From Oncorhynchus tshawytscha isolate Ot180627B linkage group LG27, Otsh_v2.0, whole genome shotgun sequence, a single genomic window includes:
- the LOC112226079 gene encoding cdc42-interacting protein 4 homolog isoform X1, which yields MVVYMWRILGRHNIWDQYDIIDKHTQSGLELVEKYVKFVKERTEIEQNYAKQLRNLTKKYNPKRGCKEEQECRFSNHQSFLDILDEMNDYAGQRELIAENMMMNICIEITKYLQELKMERKMHLSEAKKAQQSLESTYKQLDSSKKRFEREWREADKAAQYAEKTDQDINATKADVEKAKQQANMRTHIAEECKNDYAAQLQKYNKEQSQFYFSDMPLIFNKLQDMDERRVRKLAQGYVLFSDTERHVMPIIGKCLEGVTKAGTNVNERNDSIALIEQYKSGFERPGDLEFEDYSQGINRASSDSSLGTIGTPKGPLELLGKNRSKPFWLFSKKSKRLTPERIIVMPTVTEDFGHLPPEQRRKRLQQKLDDIGKELQKEVDQSEALEKMKDVYEKNSQMGDPASLSPQINQTAQNMERLRGELNKYESWLTEAGRRGDSMLRRDTLPEDALSYRSHSNNNGSTHEPYSPDGTHSEEGTPDPSQAIYAEFDDDFEEEEEEELVAPIGQCTAMYNFPGASEGTITMQEGEVLSVVEEDKGDGWTRVRRANGNEGYIPTSYVSINLSK from the exons ATGGTTGTGTATATGTGGAGAATTCTTGGAAGGCATAACATTTGG GACCAATATGACATCATCGACAAGCACACGCAATCCGGGCTGGAACTGGTAGAGAAGTATGTCAAGTTTGTGAAGGAGAGGACGGAGATAGAGCAGAACTATGCCAAGCAGCTGAG AAATCTAACAAAGAAATACAATCCTAAACGAGGCTGTAAAGAGGAACAGGAATGCAG GTTCTCCAACCACCAGTCCTTCCTGGACATCCTGGATGAGATGAACGACTACGCAGGACAGAGGGAGCTGATTGCTGAGAACATGATGATGAACATCTGCATCGAAATCACCAAGTACCTGCAGGAGCTCAAGATGGAGCGCAAGATG CATCTGTCGGAGGCCAAGAAAGCCCAGCAGAGTTTGGAGAGCACCTATAAGCAGCTCGACAGT aGTAAGAAACGTTTTGAGAGGGAGTGGCGGGAAGCAGACAAAGCTGCTCAATATGCTGAGAAAACTGACCAGGACATCAACGCCACAAAGGCCGACGTCGAGAAG GCCAAACAGCAGGCCAACATGAGGACACACATAGCGGAGGAGTGTAAGAACGACTACGCGGCCCAGCTGCAGAAATACAACAAGGAGCAGAGCCAGTTCTACTTCAGCGACATGCCTCTCATCTTCAAT AAACTCCAGGATATGGATGAGAGGCGGGTGAGGAAGCTGGCGCAGGGCTACGTCTTGTTCTCAGACACGGAGAGGCACGTGATGCCCATTATCGGGAAGTGTCTGGAGGGCGTCACCAAAGCGGGCACTAATGTCAACGAGAGGAAT GACTCCATAGCTCTTATAGAGCAGTACAAGTCAGGCTTTGAGCGTCCTGGGGACCTTGAATTTGAGGACTACAGTCAGGGCATCAACCGTGCCTCCTCAGACAGCAGCCTGGGCACCATCGGTACACCCAAAGGCCCCCTGGAGCTGCTGGGCAAGAACAGGAGCAAACCGTTCTGGCTGTTCAGCAAGAAGAGTAAG aggCTCACTCCAGAGAGGATCATAGTAATG CCCACGGTGACAGAGGACTTTGGCCATCTCCCCCCCGAGCAGCGCAGGAAGAGGTTACAACAGAAACTAGATGACATTGGCAAGGAGTTGCAGAAAGAAGTGGACCAGAG TGAGGCCCTGGAGAAGATGAAGGATGTGTATGAGAAGAACTCCCAGATGGGAGACCCTGCCAGTCTGTCTCCCCAGATCAACCAGACAGCCCAGAAcatggagagactgagaggagagctCAACAAGTATGAG TCATGGTTGACAGAGGCAGGAAGGCGAGGGGACTCGATGCTCAGGAGAGATACGTTACCAGAGGATGCGTTGAGCTACAGGTCTCACTCCAACAACAATGGCAGCACTCACGAACCATACAG CCCTGACGGAACCCACTCTGAAGAAGGCACCCCAGATCCCTCTCAGGCCATCTACGCCGAGTTTGACGACGactttgaggaggaggaggaggaggagcttgtCGCTCCCATCGGCCAATGCACAGCCATGTACAACTTCCCAG GTGCCAGCGAGGGGACCATCACCATGCAGGAGGGGGAGGTGCTGTCTGTAGTGGAGGAGGATAAAGGTGACGGCTGGACCAGGGTCCGCAGGGCCAACGGGAACGAGGGCTACATCCCAACATCCTACGTCAGCATCAACCTCAGCAAGTGA
- the LOC112226079 gene encoding cdc42-interacting protein 4 homolog isoform X3, translating to MVVYMWRILGRHNIWDQYDIIDKHTQSGLELVEKYVKFVKERTEIEQNYAKQLRNLTKKYNPKRGCKEEQECRFSNHQSFLDILDEMNDYAGQRELIAENMMMNICIEITKYLQELKMERKMHLSEAKKAQQSLESTYKQLDSSKKRFEREWREADKAAQYAEKTDQDINATKADVEKAKQQANMRTHIAEECKNDYAAQLQKYNKEQSQFYFSDMPLIFNKLQDMDERRVRKLAQGYVLFSDTERHVMPIIGKCLEGVTKAGTNVNERNDSIALIEQYKSGFERPGDLEFEDYSQGINRASSDSSLGTIGTPKGPLELLGKNRSKPFWLFSKKSKPTVTEDFGHLPPEQRRKRLQQKLDDIGKELQKEVDQSEALEKMKDVYEKNSQMGDPASLSPQINQTAQNMERLRGELNKYESWLTEAGRRGDSMLRRDTLPEDALSYRSHSNNNGSTHEPYSPDGTHSEEGTPDPSQAIYAEFDDDFEEEEEEELVAPIGQCTAMYNFPGASEGTITMQEGEVLSVVEEDKGDGWTRVRRANGNEGYIPTSYVSINLSK from the exons ATGGTTGTGTATATGTGGAGAATTCTTGGAAGGCATAACATTTGG GACCAATATGACATCATCGACAAGCACACGCAATCCGGGCTGGAACTGGTAGAGAAGTATGTCAAGTTTGTGAAGGAGAGGACGGAGATAGAGCAGAACTATGCCAAGCAGCTGAG AAATCTAACAAAGAAATACAATCCTAAACGAGGCTGTAAAGAGGAACAGGAATGCAG GTTCTCCAACCACCAGTCCTTCCTGGACATCCTGGATGAGATGAACGACTACGCAGGACAGAGGGAGCTGATTGCTGAGAACATGATGATGAACATCTGCATCGAAATCACCAAGTACCTGCAGGAGCTCAAGATGGAGCGCAAGATG CATCTGTCGGAGGCCAAGAAAGCCCAGCAGAGTTTGGAGAGCACCTATAAGCAGCTCGACAGT aGTAAGAAACGTTTTGAGAGGGAGTGGCGGGAAGCAGACAAAGCTGCTCAATATGCTGAGAAAACTGACCAGGACATCAACGCCACAAAGGCCGACGTCGAGAAG GCCAAACAGCAGGCCAACATGAGGACACACATAGCGGAGGAGTGTAAGAACGACTACGCGGCCCAGCTGCAGAAATACAACAAGGAGCAGAGCCAGTTCTACTTCAGCGACATGCCTCTCATCTTCAAT AAACTCCAGGATATGGATGAGAGGCGGGTGAGGAAGCTGGCGCAGGGCTACGTCTTGTTCTCAGACACGGAGAGGCACGTGATGCCCATTATCGGGAAGTGTCTGGAGGGCGTCACCAAAGCGGGCACTAATGTCAACGAGAGGAAT GACTCCATAGCTCTTATAGAGCAGTACAAGTCAGGCTTTGAGCGTCCTGGGGACCTTGAATTTGAGGACTACAGTCAGGGCATCAACCGTGCCTCCTCAGACAGCAGCCTGGGCACCATCGGTACACCCAAAGGCCCCCTGGAGCTGCTGGGCAAGAACAGGAGCAAACCGTTCTGGCTGTTCAGCAAGAAGAGTAAG CCCACGGTGACAGAGGACTTTGGCCATCTCCCCCCCGAGCAGCGCAGGAAGAGGTTACAACAGAAACTAGATGACATTGGCAAGGAGTTGCAGAAAGAAGTGGACCAGAG TGAGGCCCTGGAGAAGATGAAGGATGTGTATGAGAAGAACTCCCAGATGGGAGACCCTGCCAGTCTGTCTCCCCAGATCAACCAGACAGCCCAGAAcatggagagactgagaggagagctCAACAAGTATGAG TCATGGTTGACAGAGGCAGGAAGGCGAGGGGACTCGATGCTCAGGAGAGATACGTTACCAGAGGATGCGTTGAGCTACAGGTCTCACTCCAACAACAATGGCAGCACTCACGAACCATACAG CCCTGACGGAACCCACTCTGAAGAAGGCACCCCAGATCCCTCTCAGGCCATCTACGCCGAGTTTGACGACGactttgaggaggaggaggaggaggagcttgtCGCTCCCATCGGCCAATGCACAGCCATGTACAACTTCCCAG GTGCCAGCGAGGGGACCATCACCATGCAGGAGGGGGAGGTGCTGTCTGTAGTGGAGGAGGATAAAGGTGACGGCTGGACCAGGGTCCGCAGGGCCAACGGGAACGAGGGCTACATCCCAACATCCTACGTCAGCATCAACCTCAGCAAGTGA
- the LOC112226079 gene encoding cdc42-interacting protein 4 homolog isoform X2 gives MDWGTDLWDQYDIIDKHTQSGLELVEKYVKFVKERTEIEQNYAKQLRNLTKKYNPKRGCKEEQECRFSNHQSFLDILDEMNDYAGQRELIAENMMMNICIEITKYLQELKMERKMHLSEAKKAQQSLESTYKQLDSSKKRFEREWREADKAAQYAEKTDQDINATKADVEKAKQQANMRTHIAEECKNDYAAQLQKYNKEQSQFYFSDMPLIFNKLQDMDERRVRKLAQGYVLFSDTERHVMPIIGKCLEGVTKAGTNVNERNDSIALIEQYKSGFERPGDLEFEDYSQGINRASSDSSLGTIGTPKGPLELLGKNRSKPFWLFSKKSKRLTPERIIVMPTVTEDFGHLPPEQRRKRLQQKLDDIGKELQKEVDQSEALEKMKDVYEKNSQMGDPASLSPQINQTAQNMERLRGELNKYESWLTEAGRRGDSMLRRDTLPEDALSYRSHSNNNGSTHEPYSPDGTHSEEGTPDPSQAIYAEFDDDFEEEEEEELVAPIGQCTAMYNFPGASEGTITMQEGEVLSVVEEDKGDGWTRVRRANGNEGYIPTSYVSINLSK, from the exons GACCAATATGACATCATCGACAAGCACACGCAATCCGGGCTGGAACTGGTAGAGAAGTATGTCAAGTTTGTGAAGGAGAGGACGGAGATAGAGCAGAACTATGCCAAGCAGCTGAG AAATCTAACAAAGAAATACAATCCTAAACGAGGCTGTAAAGAGGAACAGGAATGCAG GTTCTCCAACCACCAGTCCTTCCTGGACATCCTGGATGAGATGAACGACTACGCAGGACAGAGGGAGCTGATTGCTGAGAACATGATGATGAACATCTGCATCGAAATCACCAAGTACCTGCAGGAGCTCAAGATGGAGCGCAAGATG CATCTGTCGGAGGCCAAGAAAGCCCAGCAGAGTTTGGAGAGCACCTATAAGCAGCTCGACAGT aGTAAGAAACGTTTTGAGAGGGAGTGGCGGGAAGCAGACAAAGCTGCTCAATATGCTGAGAAAACTGACCAGGACATCAACGCCACAAAGGCCGACGTCGAGAAG GCCAAACAGCAGGCCAACATGAGGACACACATAGCGGAGGAGTGTAAGAACGACTACGCGGCCCAGCTGCAGAAATACAACAAGGAGCAGAGCCAGTTCTACTTCAGCGACATGCCTCTCATCTTCAAT AAACTCCAGGATATGGATGAGAGGCGGGTGAGGAAGCTGGCGCAGGGCTACGTCTTGTTCTCAGACACGGAGAGGCACGTGATGCCCATTATCGGGAAGTGTCTGGAGGGCGTCACCAAAGCGGGCACTAATGTCAACGAGAGGAAT GACTCCATAGCTCTTATAGAGCAGTACAAGTCAGGCTTTGAGCGTCCTGGGGACCTTGAATTTGAGGACTACAGTCAGGGCATCAACCGTGCCTCCTCAGACAGCAGCCTGGGCACCATCGGTACACCCAAAGGCCCCCTGGAGCTGCTGGGCAAGAACAGGAGCAAACCGTTCTGGCTGTTCAGCAAGAAGAGTAAG aggCTCACTCCAGAGAGGATCATAGTAATG CCCACGGTGACAGAGGACTTTGGCCATCTCCCCCCCGAGCAGCGCAGGAAGAGGTTACAACAGAAACTAGATGACATTGGCAAGGAGTTGCAGAAAGAAGTGGACCAGAG TGAGGCCCTGGAGAAGATGAAGGATGTGTATGAGAAGAACTCCCAGATGGGAGACCCTGCCAGTCTGTCTCCCCAGATCAACCAGACAGCCCAGAAcatggagagactgagaggagagctCAACAAGTATGAG TCATGGTTGACAGAGGCAGGAAGGCGAGGGGACTCGATGCTCAGGAGAGATACGTTACCAGAGGATGCGTTGAGCTACAGGTCTCACTCCAACAACAATGGCAGCACTCACGAACCATACAG CCCTGACGGAACCCACTCTGAAGAAGGCACCCCAGATCCCTCTCAGGCCATCTACGCCGAGTTTGACGACGactttgaggaggaggaggaggaggagcttgtCGCTCCCATCGGCCAATGCACAGCCATGTACAACTTCCCAG GTGCCAGCGAGGGGACCATCACCATGCAGGAGGGGGAGGTGCTGTCTGTAGTGGAGGAGGATAAAGGTGACGGCTGGACCAGGGTCCGCAGGGCCAACGGGAACGAGGGCTACATCCCAACATCCTACGTCAGCATCAACCTCAGCAAGTGA
- the LOC112226079 gene encoding cdc42-interacting protein 4 homolog isoform X4, whose protein sequence is MQYCSWRGYASTCRAMQMTATIPPERETGIRKFSNHQSFLDILDEMNDYAGQRELIAENMMMNICIEITKYLQELKMERKMHLSEAKKAQQSLESTYKQLDSSKKRFEREWREADKAAQYAEKTDQDINATKADVEKAKQQANMRTHIAEECKNDYAAQLQKYNKEQSQFYFSDMPLIFNKLQDMDERRVRKLAQGYVLFSDTERHVMPIIGKCLEGVTKAGTNVNERNDSIALIEQYKSGFERPGDLEFEDYSQGINRASSDSSLGTIGTPKGPLELLGKNRSKPFWLFSKKSKRLTPERIIVMPTVTEDFGHLPPEQRRKRLQQKLDDIGKELQKEVDQSEALEKMKDVYEKNSQMGDPASLSPQINQTAQNMERLRGELNKYESWLTEAGRRGDSMLRRDTLPEDALSYRSHSNNNGSTHEPYSPDGTHSEEGTPDPSQAIYAEFDDDFEEEEEEELVAPIGQCTAMYNFPGASEGTITMQEGEVLSVVEEDKGDGWTRVRRANGNEGYIPTSYVSINLSK, encoded by the exons ATGCAG TACTGTAGTTGGAGAGGCTATGCCAGCACCTGCAGAGCAATGCAAATGACTGCTACTATACCCCCTGAGAGGGAAACGGGAATAAGGAA GTTCTCCAACCACCAGTCCTTCCTGGACATCCTGGATGAGATGAACGACTACGCAGGACAGAGGGAGCTGATTGCTGAGAACATGATGATGAACATCTGCATCGAAATCACCAAGTACCTGCAGGAGCTCAAGATGGAGCGCAAGATG CATCTGTCGGAGGCCAAGAAAGCCCAGCAGAGTTTGGAGAGCACCTATAAGCAGCTCGACAGT aGTAAGAAACGTTTTGAGAGGGAGTGGCGGGAAGCAGACAAAGCTGCTCAATATGCTGAGAAAACTGACCAGGACATCAACGCCACAAAGGCCGACGTCGAGAAG GCCAAACAGCAGGCCAACATGAGGACACACATAGCGGAGGAGTGTAAGAACGACTACGCGGCCCAGCTGCAGAAATACAACAAGGAGCAGAGCCAGTTCTACTTCAGCGACATGCCTCTCATCTTCAAT AAACTCCAGGATATGGATGAGAGGCGGGTGAGGAAGCTGGCGCAGGGCTACGTCTTGTTCTCAGACACGGAGAGGCACGTGATGCCCATTATCGGGAAGTGTCTGGAGGGCGTCACCAAAGCGGGCACTAATGTCAACGAGAGGAAT GACTCCATAGCTCTTATAGAGCAGTACAAGTCAGGCTTTGAGCGTCCTGGGGACCTTGAATTTGAGGACTACAGTCAGGGCATCAACCGTGCCTCCTCAGACAGCAGCCTGGGCACCATCGGTACACCCAAAGGCCCCCTGGAGCTGCTGGGCAAGAACAGGAGCAAACCGTTCTGGCTGTTCAGCAAGAAGAGTAAG aggCTCACTCCAGAGAGGATCATAGTAATG CCCACGGTGACAGAGGACTTTGGCCATCTCCCCCCCGAGCAGCGCAGGAAGAGGTTACAACAGAAACTAGATGACATTGGCAAGGAGTTGCAGAAAGAAGTGGACCAGAG TGAGGCCCTGGAGAAGATGAAGGATGTGTATGAGAAGAACTCCCAGATGGGAGACCCTGCCAGTCTGTCTCCCCAGATCAACCAGACAGCCCAGAAcatggagagactgagaggagagctCAACAAGTATGAG TCATGGTTGACAGAGGCAGGAAGGCGAGGGGACTCGATGCTCAGGAGAGATACGTTACCAGAGGATGCGTTGAGCTACAGGTCTCACTCCAACAACAATGGCAGCACTCACGAACCATACAG CCCTGACGGAACCCACTCTGAAGAAGGCACCCCAGATCCCTCTCAGGCCATCTACGCCGAGTTTGACGACGactttgaggaggaggaggaggaggagcttgtCGCTCCCATCGGCCAATGCACAGCCATGTACAACTTCCCAG GTGCCAGCGAGGGGACCATCACCATGCAGGAGGGGGAGGTGCTGTCTGTAGTGGAGGAGGATAAAGGTGACGGCTGGACCAGGGTCCGCAGGGCCAACGGGAACGAGGGCTACATCCCAACATCCTACGTCAGCATCAACCTCAGCAAGTGA